The Salipiger sp. H15 genome includes a window with the following:
- a CDS encoding YVTN family beta-propeller repeat protein, translating into MKKLMLSAALCLTATGALAGKAFVSNERGNTITVLDTGTWEVITEFEGGNRPRGITLSPDGKLLYVCASDDDTVRVFDTDTYEELYTLPSGGDPELFVLDRSGNPLYIANEDDNLVTVTDTQTHKILAEVPVGVEPEGMAISPDHKWVVNTSETTNMAHFISTEDYKIKHNVLVDQRPRYAEYSDDGTRLFVSAEIGGTVSVIDIAEDGTPTLRQKIGFEVPGVLPEWLQPVGIKTTSDGRRIFVALGPANRVAVIDGTSLEVIDYIMVGQRVWQMAFTPGEEYLVTTNGNSNDITVIDVAAEKAIKSVQVGQQPWGVAITPN; encoded by the coding sequence ATGAAAAAGCTCATGCTCTCCGCCGCGCTTTGCCTGACCGCCACGGGCGCGCTTGCCGGCAAGGCCTTCGTCTCGAACGAGCGGGGCAACACGATCACCGTGCTCGACACCGGCACATGGGAGGTGATCACCGAGTTCGAGGGCGGCAACCGGCCGCGCGGCATCACCCTCTCGCCCGACGGCAAGCTGCTCTACGTCTGCGCCTCGGACGACGACACGGTGCGGGTCTTCGACACCGACACCTACGAGGAGCTCTACACGCTGCCCTCGGGCGGCGATCCCGAGCTCTTCGTGCTCGATCGCAGCGGCAACCCGCTCTACATCGCCAACGAGGACGACAACCTCGTCACGGTGACCGACACGCAGACCCACAAGATCCTTGCCGAGGTACCGGTGGGGGTTGAGCCCGAGGGCATGGCGATCTCGCCCGACCACAAGTGGGTGGTGAACACCTCGGAAACCACCAACATGGCGCATTTCATCTCGACCGAGGATTACAAGATCAAGCACAACGTCCTCGTGGACCAGCGGCCGCGCTACGCCGAGTACAGCGACGACGGCACCCGGCTCTTCGTCAGCGCCGAGATCGGCGGCACGGTCAGCGTGATCGACATCGCCGAGGACGGCACGCCGACCCTGCGCCAGAAGATCGGCTTCGAGGTGCCGGGCGTGCTGCCCGAGTGGCTGCAGCCGGTGGGGATCAAGACGACCTCGGACGGGCGGCGCATCTTCGTGGCGCTGGGGCCGGCGAACCGCGTGGCGGTGATCGACGGGACAAGTCTCGAGGTTATCGACTATATCATGGTGGGGCAGCGGGTCTGGCAGATGGCCTTCACCCCCGGCGAGGAGTACCTGGTGACCACCAACGGCAACTCCAACGACATCACGGTGATCGACGTGGCCGCGGAAAAGGCGATCAAGTCGGTGCAGGTGGGGCAGCAGCCCTGGGGCGTGGCGATCACGCCGAACTGA
- a CDS encoding ABC transporter substrate-binding protein, with translation MPKNFAPLLAAAALAVATCLSASAASAVEVRAGVLRVDYAGLLPISRYDARPEDLDFAGAVLADEDNATTGAFLGHVYETETVATPPEGALAALEEMLAEGIRYVVVDARAGELLALADRAAQEGALVLNASAPDVELRSADCRANLLHIAPSFAMKADAIAQFAVWKKWPRWLLVSGSNPADRALAEAYRRAAKKFGAKIVEEREFEDTGGARRTDTGHALVQQQLPVFLQRAKDHDVLIAADATDYFAAYLTYHLWTPRPVMGSAGLRPVTMHGAHEAWGATQFQNRFEKLARRHVMEEDYNTWLALRVLGEAVTRTGSADPAELEKYILSDAFELAAFKGQKVTFRDWNGQMRQPILLYDGRITVSVSPQDGFLHQVSPLDTLGLDRPESDCRAFQ, from the coding sequence GTGCCGAAGAATTTTGCCCCGCTGCTGGCCGCGGCCGCGCTTGCCGTTGCCACCTGCCTGAGCGCCTCGGCTGCCTCGGCGGTGGAGGTGCGCGCAGGCGTGCTGCGGGTGGATTACGCCGGGCTTCTGCCGATCTCGCGCTACGACGCGCGGCCCGAGGACCTCGATTTCGCCGGGGCCGTGCTGGCCGACGAGGACAATGCGACGACCGGCGCCTTCCTTGGCCATGTCTACGAGACCGAGACCGTCGCCACCCCGCCCGAGGGCGCGCTCGCGGCGCTCGAGGAGATGCTGGCCGAGGGCATCCGCTACGTGGTGGTGGACGCGCGCGCCGGCGAGCTTCTGGCGCTCGCCGACCGGGCGGCGCAGGAGGGCGCGCTGGTGCTCAACGCCTCGGCCCCCGACGTGGAACTGCGCAGCGCGGACTGCCGCGCCAACCTGCTGCACATCGCGCCCTCGTTCGCCATGAAGGCCGACGCCATCGCGCAGTTCGCGGTCTGGAAGAAATGGCCGCGCTGGCTGCTGGTGAGCGGCTCGAACCCCGCCGACCGGGCGCTGGCCGAGGCCTACCGCCGCGCCGCGAAGAAGTTCGGCGCGAAGATCGTCGAGGAGCGCGAGTTCGAGGACACCGGCGGCGCGCGGCGCACCGACACCGGCCACGCGCTGGTGCAGCAGCAGCTGCCGGTCTTCCTGCAGCGGGCCAAGGATCACGACGTTCTGATCGCCGCCGACGCCACCGACTATTTCGCCGCCTACCTGACCTATCACCTCTGGACGCCGCGCCCGGTCATGGGCAGCGCCGGGCTGCGCCCGGTCACCATGCACGGCGCGCACGAGGCCTGGGGCGCGACGCAGTTCCAGAACCGCTTCGAGAAGCTGGCGCGCCGGCACGTCATGGAAGAGGATTACAACACCTGGCTGGCCCTGCGCGTGCTCGGCGAGGCGGTGACCCGCACCGGCAGCGCCGATCCGGCCGAGCTGGAGAAATACATCCTGTCGGACGCCTTCGAGCTGGCCGCCTTCAAGGGCCAGAAGGTGACCTTCCGCGACTGGAACGGCCAGATGCGGCAGCCGATCCTTCTCTACGACGGGCGCATCACCGTCAGCGTGAGCCCGCAGGACGGGTTCCTGCACCAGGTCTCGCCGCTCGACACGCTGGGGCTCGACCGCCCGGAATCCGACTGCAGGGCCTTCCAATGA
- a CDS encoding DUF3280 domain-containing protein, giving the protein MLIRALPVLLMLCTPAWAGEKVAFFGITFLDTSLQTAELGQDPAELARIAMLEELVRQRFTDEGYELLDLGPVAVERERIVNPAKCYGCDTRMAAKLGADYSLVGEVQKVSNLILSMNLQLRDVKSGQTVKGRVVDIRSNTDESWRRGMDYILRTGIFREETK; this is encoded by the coding sequence ATGCTTATCCGCGCCCTCCCGGTTCTGCTGATGCTCTGCACGCCCGCTTGGGCGGGCGAGAAGGTGGCCTTCTTCGGCATCACCTTCCTCGACACCTCGCTGCAGACCGCGGAACTGGGGCAGGACCCGGCGGAACTGGCACGCATCGCCATGCTCGAGGAGCTGGTGCGGCAGCGTTTCACCGACGAGGGTTACGAGCTTCTGGACCTCGGGCCGGTGGCGGTCGAGCGCGAGCGCATCGTCAACCCGGCCAAGTGCTACGGCTGCGACACCCGCATGGCCGCCAAGCTGGGCGCCGATTATTCGCTGGTGGGAGAGGTCCAGAAGGTCTCGAACCTCATCCTGTCGATGAACCTGCAACTGCGCGACGTGAAGAGCGGCCAGACGGTCAAGGGCCGGGTCGTGGATATCCGCTCGAACACCGACGAGAGCTGGCGGCGGGGGATGGACTACATCCTGCGCACGGGAATTTTCAGGGAGGAGACGAAATGA
- a CDS encoding SRPBCC family protein: MRRRNLLALGAALALMPAVAMAHGPTRQKVTLSVDVAAEPAEVWAVIGDFQDMSWHPAVVSQTGSGGNDIDATRELYLSDQGASGPKIAEVLYKYDATKMSYSYRITDVAVEVLPVTNYSSHLTVTPRDGGGSTVEWRGAFYRGYPNNDPPPELNDEAAVAAVTGVYKAGLDALVERFGAPGS; this comes from the coding sequence ATGAGAAGACGCAACCTGCTGGCCCTGGGGGCGGCGCTGGCGCTGATGCCCGCCGTGGCCATGGCACACGGGCCGACCCGGCAGAAGGTCACCCTTTCGGTGGACGTCGCCGCCGAGCCCGCCGAGGTCTGGGCGGTGATCGGCGATTTCCAGGACATGAGCTGGCATCCCGCCGTGGTCTCGCAGACCGGGAGCGGCGGCAACGACATCGACGCCACGCGCGAGCTCTACCTCTCGGACCAGGGCGCCTCGGGGCCGAAGATCGCCGAGGTGCTCTACAAGTACGACGCCACGAAGATGTCCTACAGCTACCGGATCACCGACGTCGCGGTCGAGGTGCTGCCGGTGACCAACTACTCCTCGCACCTGACCGTGACGCCGCGCGACGGCGGCGGCTCCACCGTCGAGTGGCGCGGCGCCTTCTACCGCGGCTATCCCAACAACGACCCGCCCCCCGAGCTGAACGACGAGGCGGCCGTCGCCGCGGTCACCGGGGTCTACAAGGCCGGGCTCGATGCGCTGGTCGAGCGGTTCGGTGCGCCGGGCTCCTGA
- a CDS encoding beta-propeller fold lactonase family protein — protein sequence MRWSSGSVRRAPERALAVFLAVAASSTAADLAFVTCQNGDALSVLDLATGEETARWSVPGKPAGVAVAQDGTVYTVAPDAKTVRRHGPGGAVLAEAVLDGGPMGAALDPQRAHLFVSDWYNARLWVLDAQTLAVIAELPSGAAPAGMALSPDGRLLAAAERDADRVSLYDAETLTPVRSVPVGTRPFGLGFAPDGRLFVGNVGSNDVTVIDPGPGEVLATLPVGDRPYGVAFAEGRAFVTNQYAGTVSVIDLGDLSAVDELSVGEYPEGIAATSDGKIAVANWFDNTLSLIDARTLEVVRDLDTADGPRAFGAFLLHTGG from the coding sequence ATGCGCTGGTCGAGCGGTTCGGTGCGCCGGGCTCCTGAGCGCGCGCTCGCCGTGTTTCTTGCCGTCGCCGCGTCTTCCACGGCGGCGGACCTGGCCTTCGTGACCTGCCAGAACGGCGACGCGCTGTCCGTGCTCGACCTTGCCACCGGCGAGGAGACCGCCCGCTGGTCGGTGCCCGGCAAGCCCGCCGGGGTCGCGGTGGCGCAGGACGGCACGGTCTACACTGTGGCGCCCGATGCCAAGACCGTGCGCCGCCACGGCCCGGGTGGCGCGGTGCTGGCCGAGGCGGTGCTCGACGGCGGACCGATGGGCGCGGCGCTGGACCCGCAGCGGGCGCATCTTTTCGTCTCGGACTGGTACAACGCCCGGCTCTGGGTGCTGGACGCGCAGACGCTGGCGGTGATCGCCGAGCTGCCCTCGGGCGCCGCCCCGGCCGGGATGGCGCTCTCGCCCGATGGCAGGCTGCTGGCCGCCGCCGAGCGCGATGCCGACCGGGTCAGCCTTTACGACGCCGAGACGCTGACGCCGGTGCGCAGCGTGCCCGTGGGCACCCGGCCCTTCGGCCTCGGCTTTGCGCCGGACGGGCGGCTTTTCGTCGGCAATGTCGGCAGCAACGACGTGACGGTCATCGACCCGGGCCCCGGCGAGGTGCTGGCCACCCTGCCCGTCGGCGACCGCCCCTACGGCGTCGCCTTCGCCGAGGGGCGCGCCTTCGTCACCAACCAGTACGCGGGCACTGTCAGCGTCATCGACCTCGGCGATCTGTCCGCGGTGGACGAGCTGTCGGTGGGCGAATACCCCGAGGGCATCGCCGCCACCTCGGACGGGAAGATCGCCGTCGCCAACTGGTTCGACAACACGCTCAGCCTGATCGACGCACGCACGCTCGAGGTGGTGCGCGATCTCGACACCGCCGACGGCCCGCGCGCCTTCGGCGCCTTCCTCCTGCATACCGGCGGCTGA
- a CDS encoding MaoC family dehydratase: MTDTSTRPAARDLYLEDIAVGDRFVSGEHALDAAQIKAFAGDFDPQPFHLDEEAAKDSLFGGLAASGWHTAALTMKLFVSSVPLAKGMIGAGVEVTWPQPTRADDILHVESTITGIKPSRSRPGRAMVTVETLTLNQRGEPRQKLVSRIVMFSRDAG, encoded by the coding sequence ATGACCGACACGAGCACACGCCCCGCTGCCCGCGACCTTTATCTCGAGGACATCGCCGTGGGAGACCGTTTCGTCAGCGGCGAGCACGCGCTCGACGCCGCGCAGATCAAGGCCTTCGCCGGGGATTTCGACCCGCAGCCCTTCCACCTCGACGAGGAGGCGGCGAAGGACAGCCTCTTCGGCGGGCTCGCGGCGAGCGGCTGGCACACCGCGGCGCTGACCATGAAGCTCTTCGTCTCGTCGGTGCCGCTGGCCAAGGGCATGATCGGCGCCGGGGTCGAGGTGACCTGGCCGCAGCCGACCCGCGCCGACGACATCCTGCACGTCGAGAGCACCATCACCGGGATCAAGCCGTCGCGCTCGCGTCCCGGCCGGGCGATGGTCACGGTCGAGACGCTGACGCTGAACCAGCGCGGCGAGCCGCGACAGAAGCTGGTCTCGCGCATCGTCATGTTCAGTCGCGACGCGGGCTGA
- a CDS encoding PQQ-dependent catabolism-associated CXXCW motif protein, whose translation MRRLLLALALVPALALAQAPEPEGYRMDEYRAPVPSSLAGGTVVDVAEAHALWESGEAAFVDVLPRPPKPENLPEGTIWRDKPRDSIPGATWLPNTGYGALGAPDEAYFREGLEAASGGDAAHPLLFFCLTDCWMSWNAAKRALSYGYATVYWLPVGTDGWAAAGYPLERVTPRQR comes from the coding sequence ATGAGACGGCTGCTGCTGGCGCTGGCGCTCGTGCCCGCGCTGGCGCTGGCGCAGGCGCCGGAGCCCGAGGGCTACCGCATGGACGAGTACCGCGCGCCGGTGCCGTCGTCGCTTGCCGGCGGCACGGTTGTGGACGTGGCCGAGGCACATGCGCTCTGGGAGTCGGGCGAGGCGGCCTTCGTCGACGTGCTGCCGCGCCCGCCGAAGCCCGAGAACCTGCCCGAGGGCACGATCTGGCGCGACAAGCCGCGCGACAGCATTCCCGGCGCGACCTGGCTGCCCAACACCGGCTACGGCGCGCTCGGCGCGCCCGACGAGGCCTATTTCCGCGAGGGGCTCGAGGCGGCGAGCGGCGGTGATGCCGCGCATCCGCTGCTGTTCTTCTGCCTGACCGATTGCTGGATGAGCTGGAACGCGGCAAAGCGGGCGCTGAGCTACGGCTACGCGACCGTCTACTGGCTGCCCGTGGGGACAGACGGGTGGGCCGCGGCGGGATACCCGCTCGAGCGGGTCACGCCGCGGCAGCGATAG
- a CDS encoding substrate-binding domain-containing protein produces the protein MTAWAAEATRSAAVTLLLAFTAGAGQAQTSDLVSKTSFRVCADPAADPMSMKDGSGYENKLAELFAAKLERPVSYTWFPMATGFIRQTLKAGKCDVVMGYAQGNELVLNTNHYMTSAYVLVVPDSGPLAGVTKLSDPALQGLKLGVIAGSPPATHMARYGLIGKARPYQLVVDRRVESPASDMLNDLAAGEIDAAVIWGPIAGPLVKRDHPGMKVTPLIHEDGAPKLFYRITMGVRQGEKVWQRELNSQIRRNQAEINALLTEAGVPLLDDMGERPLDVGQ, from the coding sequence ATGACTGCATGGGCGGCTGAGGCCACGCGGTCCGCGGCCGTGACCCTGCTCCTGGCCTTCACCGCCGGAGCCGGGCAGGCGCAGACCTCGGACCTGGTCTCGAAGACCTCCTTCCGGGTCTGCGCCGATCCCGCCGCTGATCCCATGTCGATGAAGGACGGCTCGGGCTACGAGAACAAGCTGGCCGAGCTCTTCGCGGCGAAGCTCGAGCGGCCGGTCAGCTACACCTGGTTCCCGATGGCCACGGGCTTCATCCGCCAGACGCTGAAGGCCGGCAAGTGCGATGTGGTGATGGGTTATGCGCAGGGCAACGAGCTCGTGCTCAACACCAACCACTACATGACTTCCGCCTACGTGCTGGTGGTGCCGGACTCCGGGCCACTCGCGGGGGTGACGAAACTGTCGGACCCGGCGCTGCAGGGGCTGAAGCTGGGGGTGATCGCCGGATCGCCGCCCGCCACGCACATGGCGCGCTACGGGCTCATCGGCAAGGCGCGGCCCTACCAGCTGGTGGTCGACCGCCGGGTCGAGAGCCCGGCGAGCGACATGCTGAACGATCTTGCCGCCGGCGAGATCGACGCCGCGGTGATCTGGGGACCGATCGCCGGGCCGCTGGTCAAGCGCGACCATCCCGGCATGAAGGTCACGCCGCTGATCCACGAGGATGGCGCACCGAAGCTCTTCTACCGCATCACCATGGGCGTGCGGCAGGGCGAGAAGGTCTGGCAGCGCGAGCTCAACTCGCAGATCCGCCGAAACCAGGCCGAGATCAACGCGCTGCTGACCGAGGCGGGGGTGCCGCTGCTCGACGACATGGGCGAGCGCCCGCTCGACGTCGGGCAATGA
- a CDS encoding c-type cytochrome, methanol metabolism-related, with protein MEDPNIAVDYEEGGRYYTADGVPTFKVSEDGTVDWPTFSGFRRYHAECHVCHGPDGEGSTYAPALKNSAVEMDYYDFVDTVTNGRKKVGAAENSVMPSFGTNPNVMCYLDDIYTYLKAHGSGAIGRGRPAKKEAKSETYTEMENDCMGG; from the coding sequence ATGGAGGATCCGAACATCGCGGTGGATTACGAGGAGGGCGGCCGCTACTACACGGCGGACGGCGTTCCCACCTTCAAGGTTTCCGAGGACGGCACGGTGGACTGGCCGACCTTCTCGGGCTTCCGCCGCTACCACGCCGAGTGCCACGTCTGCCACGGGCCGGACGGCGAGGGCTCGACCTACGCTCCGGCGCTGAAGAATTCCGCGGTCGAGATGGATTACTACGATTTCGTCGACACGGTGACCAACGGGCGCAAGAAGGTCGGCGCGGCCGAGAACTCGGTGATGCCCTCCTTCGGCACCAACCCGAACGTGATGTGCTACCTCGACGACATCTACACCTATCTCAAGGCCCACGGGTCCGGCGCCATCGGGCGCGGCCGCCCGGCCAAGAAGGAGGCCAAGAGTGAGACTTATACCGAGATGGAAAATGACTGCATGGGCGGCTGA
- the xoxF5 gene encoding lanthanide-dependent methanol dehydrogenase XoxF5, which translates to MKRRLLLSSGVVLCAASMAMANDDLMSQMDNPSQWAIQTGDYANQRYSELDKINKENVGDLQVAWTFSTGVLRGHEGSPLVIGDTMYVHTPFPNIVYALDLNDGGKIKWRYEPKQDPDVIPVMCCDTVNRGVAYADGKIFLHQADTKVVALDAETGEVKWEVMNGDASKGETNTATVLPVKDKVIVGISGGEFGVRGSVTAYNMETGEREWRAYSMGPDSDILMDPEKTTVLGKPVGADSGTNTWEGDQWMIGGGTTWGWYSYDPEADLIYYGTGNPSTWNPAQRPGDNRWSMTIMARDPDDGMAKWVYQMTPHDEWDYDGINEMILTDQDFNGEPRKLLTHFDRNGLGYTLDRLTGELLVAEKYDPAVNWTSGVDMDPASENYGRPAVVAQYSTEQNGEDVNSTGICPAALGSKDQQPASFSPKTGLFYVPTNHVCMDYEPFRVSYTAGQPYVGATLAMYPAPESHGGMGNFIAWDNTKGEIKWSIPEQFSVWSGALATAGDIVFYGTLEGYLKAVDASTGDELYRFKTPSGIIGNVMTYEHDGKQYVGILSGVGGWAGIGLAAGLTNPNDGLGAVGGYAALSDYTALGGQLTVFALPD; encoded by the coding sequence ATGAAGAGACGGCTGCTTCTATCGTCCGGTGTGGTGCTCTGCGCCGCATCCATGGCGATGGCGAACGACGACCTCATGTCCCAGATGGACAACCCGAGCCAATGGGCCATCCAGACCGGCGACTATGCGAACCAGCGCTATTCCGAGCTGGACAAGATCAACAAGGAGAACGTCGGCGACCTGCAGGTCGCATGGACCTTCTCGACCGGTGTGCTGCGTGGCCACGAAGGCTCGCCGCTGGTGATCGGGGACACGATGTACGTGCACACCCCGTTCCCCAACATCGTCTATGCGCTCGACCTGAACGACGGGGGCAAGATCAAGTGGCGCTATGAGCCGAAGCAGGATCCGGACGTGATCCCGGTGATGTGCTGCGACACGGTGAACCGCGGCGTGGCCTATGCCGACGGCAAGATCTTCCTCCACCAGGCCGACACCAAGGTCGTGGCGCTCGACGCCGAGACCGGCGAGGTGAAGTGGGAAGTGATGAACGGCGACGCCTCGAAGGGCGAGACCAACACCGCCACGGTGCTGCCGGTCAAGGACAAGGTGATCGTCGGCATCTCGGGCGGCGAATTCGGCGTCCGCGGCTCGGTCACCGCCTACAACATGGAAACCGGCGAGCGCGAGTGGCGCGCCTATTCCATGGGTCCGGACAGCGACATCCTGATGGATCCCGAGAAGACCACCGTGCTCGGCAAGCCGGTCGGTGCGGACTCGGGCACCAACACCTGGGAAGGCGACCAGTGGATGATCGGTGGCGGCACCACCTGGGGCTGGTATTCATATGACCCCGAAGCCGACCTGATCTACTACGGCACCGGCAACCCCTCGACCTGGAACCCGGCGCAACGCCCGGGCGACAACCGCTGGTCGATGACCATCATGGCGCGTGACCCCGACGACGGCATGGCCAAGTGGGTCTACCAGATGACGCCGCACGACGAGTGGGACTACGACGGCATCAACGAGATGATCCTGACCGACCAGGACTTCAACGGCGAGCCGCGCAAGCTGCTGACCCACTTCGACCGGAACGGCCTCGGCTACACGCTCGACCGTCTGACCGGCGAGCTCCTGGTCGCCGAGAAGTACGATCCGGCGGTGAACTGGACCTCCGGCGTCGACATGGATCCGGCCTCGGAGAACTATGGCCGTCCGGCCGTGGTCGCCCAGTACTCGACCGAGCAGAACGGCGAGGACGTGAACTCGACCGGCATCTGCCCGGCGGCACTCGGCTCCAAGGACCAGCAGCCTGCGTCCTTCTCGCCGAAGACCGGCCTGTTCTACGTGCCGACCAACCACGTCTGCATGGACTACGAGCCGTTCCGGGTGAGCTACACCGCCGGTCAGCCCTACGTGGGTGCGACCCTCGCGATGTACCCGGCGCCGGAAAGCCATGGCGGCATGGGCAACTTCATCGCCTGGGACAACACCAAGGGCGAGATCAAGTGGTCGATCCCCGAGCAGTTCTCGGTGTGGTCGGGCGCGCTCGCCACGGCTGGCGACATCGTCTTTTACGGCACGCTCGAGGGCTACCTGAAGGCGGTGGACGCATCGACGGGTGACGAGCTTTACCGCTTCAAGACCCCGTCGGGCATCATCGGCAACGTGATGACCTACGAGCATGACGGCAAGCAGTATGTCGGCATCCTTTCGGGCGTCGGCGGCTGGGCCGGCATCGGCCTCGCGGCCGGTCTGACCAACCCGAACGACGGTCTCGGCGCAGTGGGCGGCTACGCGGCCCTGTCCGACTACACCGCGCTCGGCGGTCAGCTGACGGTCTTTGCGCTCCCGGATTGA
- a CDS encoding cytochrome c family protein, producing MYQGTLAAGLILALSAGMALAEGDAAKGEKIFRKCQACHMVGEGAENRVGPVLTGVVGRPIASVEGFDYSDGLKALAAADGTWTPEELASFLEKPKDFAKGTKMSFPGLRKEDERADVIAYLATFSAGGGS from the coding sequence ATGTATCAAGGAACCCTCGCAGCCGGATTGATCCTGGCCCTGTCGGCAGGGATGGCCCTCGCCGAAGGCGACGCGGCGAAGGGCGAGAAGATTTTCCGCAAGTGCCAGGCCTGCCACATGGTGGGCGAAGGGGCGGAGAACCGCGTCGGGCCGGTGCTGACCGGTGTCGTCGGGCGCCCGATCGCCTCGGTGGAAGGCTTCGATTACTCGGACGGGCTCAAGGCCCTCGCCGCCGCCGACGGGACCTGGACGCCCGAGGAGCTGGCGTCGTTCCTCGAGAAGCCGAAAGACTTCGCCAAGGGCACCAAGATGTCGTTTCCGGGGCTGCGCAAGGAAGACGAGCGCGCCGACGTGATCGCCTACCTCGCGACCTTCAGCGCGGGCGGCGGCTCGTAA
- the fghA gene encoding S-formylglutathione hydrolase — MDVVAQNRSFDGRQTVYRHASDACGCDMTFAVYLPPQAEAGPVPVLWYLSGLTCTHENAMTKGGFQEHASLHGLAVVFPDTSPRGPEVADDDAYDLGQGAGFYVNAKRDPWKPHYRMYDYVTQELREIVAGLDGIGERHGITGHSMGGHGALTLAMRNPHLYDSLSAFAPIAHPTRSDWGRKQLSAYLGDDEGCWAAHDSTLLMEERGWKDDILVDQGASDQFLDLLQPEALAEAMTRRRQPGVLRMQQGYDHSYFFVNSFAGDHVAWHAARLA; from the coding sequence ATGGACGTGGTGGCGCAAAACCGCAGCTTCGACGGCAGGCAGACCGTCTACCGGCACGCCTCGGACGCCTGTGGCTGCGACATGACCTTCGCGGTCTACCTGCCGCCGCAGGCGGAGGCGGGGCCCGTGCCGGTGCTGTGGTATCTCTCGGGGCTGACCTGCACGCATGAGAACGCGATGACCAAGGGCGGCTTCCAGGAACACGCCTCGCTGCACGGGCTGGCGGTGGTCTTTCCCGACACCAGCCCACGCGGGCCGGAGGTGGCGGATGACGACGCCTACGACCTCGGGCAGGGGGCGGGGTTCTACGTCAATGCCAAGCGCGACCCGTGGAAGCCGCATTACCGCATGTACGACTACGTCACGCAGGAGCTGCGCGAGATCGTCGCCGGGCTCGACGGCATCGGCGAGCGCCACGGCATCACCGGCCATTCCATGGGCGGGCACGGGGCGCTGACGCTGGCGATGCGCAACCCGCATCTATACGACAGCCTGTCGGCCTTTGCGCCGATCGCGCATCCGACCCGCTCGGACTGGGGGCGCAAGCAGCTCTCGGCCTATCTCGGCGACGACGAGGGCTGCTGGGCGGCGCACGACTCGACGCTGCTGATGGAGGAGCGCGGCTGGAAGGACGACATCCTCGTCGACCAGGGGGCGAGCGACCAGTTCCTCGACCTGCTGCAGCCCGAGGCGCTGGCCGAGGCGATGACCCGGCGGCGCCAGCCCGGGGTGCTGCGGATGCAGCAAGGCTATGACCATTCGTATTTCTTCGTGAATTCGTTCGCCGGCGACCATGTCGCCTGGCACGCAGCCCGGCTTGCCTGA